A DNA window from Camarhynchus parvulus unplaced genomic scaffold, STF_HiC, whole genome shotgun sequence contains the following coding sequences:
- the LOC115916029 gene encoding multiple epidermal growth factor-like domains protein 8 — protein MGDLGGLEEKIGQLARLGRAPRRCWTGCRGAHPAGGALGGSGHSLSLEASSGVLVLYFEPDGAAGGWGFRARVEPRPRPSPSLGPAPRPCPRGCGGGACDQARGVCECPEGFGGPNCSTPLGPGSIVWEQLLGDSPEEDSPGRFLRRLGHSLVRGPNETLWLFGGLSLAQGPLDSLY, from the exons atgggggatttgggagggttGGAGGAGAAAAttg GGCAGCTTGCACGCCTGGGACGGGCTCCCCGGCGCTGCTGGACGGGGTGCAGGGGAGCCCACCCTGCTGGGGGCGCTCTGGGGGGCAGCGgccacagcctcagcctggagGCCAGCTCAG gggttcTGGTTCTTTATTTCGAACCCGACGGCGCCGCCGGGGGGTGGGGCTTCCGCGCGCGCGTGGAGCCGAGGCCCCGCCCTTCCCCCAGccttggccccgccccccggccctgcccgcggggctgcgggggcggggcctgcgaCCAG GCTCGGGGGGTCTGTGAGTGCCCCGAAGGTTTCGGGGGTCCCAACTGCTCCACccccctggggccggggagCATcgtgtgggagcagctgctgggggacagCCCCGAGGAG gatTCCCCCGGGCGGTTCCTGCGGCgcctggggcacagcctggtgcGCGGCCCCAACGAGACCCTCTGGCTCTtcggggggctcagcctggcccaGGGACCTCTGGACAGCCTCTACAG